The window ATCGATCATGCTTTTATTAACCATTCTTGGTTCTTGCAGTTCCTAGGTTCTTATGCAGATTTCCTACCTCCTATGAAGTCAGATCACGCAACTTGCCTCTTCCAATTGCCTTCTATTCAACGAGTGGTTAGGAAGCCTTTCAAGTTTTTTAACCACGTAATTGACCACCATGACTATCAGGAAGTTGTGAGGCAAGCATGGAACTCTCAGACGATAGTAGGATCTTCTCAGTTTAAGCTTGTAAGGTCCCTCCGTCTGCTAAAACCAGTGATCAGGGGATTGAATAAGCAGCACTTTAGTGGCATTACAGCACGAGTAAAACATCAAGCTGAAAAAGTTGCAATTCTGCAAAGAAACATTCTATCAAACCCTAATCCTCAATCCGTAAGAGAAGAGCATCAAGCCAGGGAGCAATGGCAATTTCTTATGAAGGCAGAGGAAAAGTTCTTTAAGCAAAAATCTCGTGCCACTTGGATGAATCTAGGGGACAAGAACATGGCGTATTTCCATAAGACTACGTCCCAAAGAAATTCACGAAATCATATCCACTATTTGGTAGACTCAGAGGATAGACGCATAGTGGAGCATAGGGAGATCAAAGACCATGCGGCTGAGTATTTCCAAGGGATAGTGGGATGTACTGATATGTCAACTTCTCCTATCACAAAACACGAACTGCAGGACTTGTTACCATTCAGATGTGATGATGTTCAATGTACAGAGTTGAAGAAAATGGTCTCAGCTGAGGAGATAAAAGAGGTTGTATTTGCAATGCCACTAGATAAGAGTCTCGGACCAGATGGTTTCTCCATTGAGTTCTACCATGCAACCTGGAACACCATTGGGATGGATGCTACGGGATGTGAACAATACCGCCATCACTCTTATCCCAAAGATACCAGAAGCATGCAAGTTAGGAGATTATAGACCAATAAGTTGTTGCAATCtgatttataaaatcatatcaaaGATCATTGCCAACAGACTAAAGCCTCTCTTTCAAGCATGTATTAGTCCAAACCAAGCCGCCTTTCTTAAAGGAAGAAGCCTTGGAGAGAATGTCTTACTTGCTTCAGAGTTAATTCGAAATTACCAGAAGGAGGATTGCCCAAAAAGCTGCATGCAAGTAGACATCAGAAAGGCTTTTGATACAGTTTGTTGGGATTTCGTTTTAAAGGTTCTCGAGGCTCAAAACTTCCCTCCAATATTTTGTACATGGGTAAAGGAATGTATTACTTCCCCTCGGTTCTCTGTTTCTATTAATGGGGAATTAGCAGGTTTCTTCCCAGGAAAGAAGGGGCTTCGCCAAGGGAACCCACTCTCACCGTATCTCTTCATTATGGTGATGGAGGTCTTGTCAAAATTACTGGAAAGAGATGCAGTACAAGAAAAATTCAGGCTTCACCCCTTATGCTCCTCCCCTGTGGTAACTCATCTCCTCTTTGCAGATGACTTGTTGATATTCTCTGATGGTGCAAGACACTCACTTTCTGGTATTGCTGGAACAATGTCTCACTTTAAGCAAATCAGTGGTTTAGACGTAAACCAGGCAAAATCTGAACTTTTCTTTGGGGGCTATACTGACATCCAAGTAGAAGTACTAAGTGCTTTGCAAGGTATAAAGGTTGGTACATTTCCTACCCGGTATCTAGGATTACCCCTGAATCCTGTACGTATTTCATTTGCAACTCTGCAACCTTTTATTGAGAAAATCACCCATAAGTTACATGCTTGGACGGCAAAATTTCTATCTTTTGCTGGGAAGATAAGGCTTATCTCTTCGGTTATATATGGCATGGTGAATTTTTGGAGTGCAGTGTTTAATCTCCccaaaagattttatgaaaaggtGGATTCATTGTGTGCGGCTTTCCTCTGGAAAAACAAAGTAACAACGGCTGTGGGAGCAAGAGTCGCTTGGAAGGATGtttgtaaacccaaaaaagaaggTGGGTTTGGAATTCGCAGATTGGATGAATTTGCAGTAGTGTTCCAGCTCAAGCTCATTTGGAACCTATTTACAAATTCGGGTTCTCTATGGGTGGCATGGATTAAAGGTAATATACTCCAAAGGAAGAGTTTCTGGACCATTCAGGACAATCCACGACTCTCCAGAACTATTAAAGGTATGATCTCTCTGAGGCAGCAGATAACAGAGTTTTTGAAGTGTGAAGTGAGGAATGGTCTTAGTATATCCTTTTGGCATGATAACTGGACAAAACACGGTCCTCTGATAAGCTTCATTGGAAGTAATGGGACATGGTCACTGCGAGTAAGGAAAGAGGCACCTGTCGCTGATGTAGTCAGAAATGGGAGTTGGTGGATGCCGGGAGCTAGATCGGAAGAGCAACAACAGCTAATGATCACCTTGACAACGATCACTCCACCGGACATTCTCAAGGGCCCCGATGTATTTCTCTGGCGTCGGAACTCAGGTACCTTTGctgattctttttcttccaagGATACTTGGGAGCAACTACGTGTACACTCTCCGTTAGTACCATGGAACAAGGTGCTTTGGTTTAAGGAAGGGGTACCCCGATACACTTTCATCCTATGGTTAGCATTAAAAGAGCGACTGCCTACGAGAGACAGGCTGCGAGCATGGGGCCTTAATATCCCTTCAGCTTGTGTGCTTTGTTCTGACGGGATCGAAACCCACAACCACCTTTTCTTTGAATGCTCTTTCTCTGCAAGGGTTTGGCAATCTTTTGCTTCGAGAATCTGGAGAAATCCACCATCAACACTCCATTCAATCACGAGTTGGATTCTGCAGACCAGGACCCCCGCTGCAACAGATGTCGTGGTAATTGCCAAGTTAGTTCTTCAATCATCTTGTTATCTAATTTGGCGTGAACGGAATGCCAGGATCTTCACCTCCACCACCTCACAATGTTCAGCAGTGCAAGCAGCTATGGATCGAACTATCCGAGATCGACTCATAACCGTTCCAGGATTTCTTCTTGCTTTCTATTTTGGATGTATTTCATTTCCTTTCtagtttttctctcttcctctccagtATTTGTATTCTCATTTTTGTacagaaaaaaatcagaaaatggtataaaatttaaccttttaccaaaaaaaaaaaagttgttaatctacatatataatttttctttcttttattcttaAACAGGCAAATTGCTTTCCATACCGGTCCAACAGGTGATCATTTAAACTTCGTTGACTGTTATTTGTTGCCATTTAAATCGAACCGGCCGGGTTACCCAGCACAAAACCGAAgttaaatggatttttttttttttttttttttgattatgatCTGGATTTGATAACATTATNTTATTGACATGCAAGCTAAATAAACAAACTAAGGAAATTGGAATTAATGTGATAATGTGAAACGGTTTTAGATGGGAAAATTAATggtggaaaataatttttatgaatGTGTGAAGTTGGGGGATTAATGAACGCGACTTGTGGGAACGCCACTGAGATGATAATAGCGATTCTAGCGGTTGGACAAAGAAAGATGAGAATAGTGAAACTCTCACTTCTTGGCTCTATTCTCTCCAATCTTCTCTTCGTCTTAGGCACTTCCCTCTTCCTTGGTGGTCTCTCTAACCTCCGCAAACACCAATCTTTCGACTCAGTACGTTCAAAAATTActctttcaaaatttattaccCCGATCCTTAAATATATGTATCATCTTATCATGCATGTTTCGTAACTGTTTACAAGAACAGAGACAGGGAGAAATGAATAGCATGTTGTTGTATCTGGCGCTCTTGTGTCAAACACTACCAGTGATAATGAGATTCACAATGCAAGCTGAAGACGATGGATCAGCTGTTGTTGTGTTGTCCCGAGTAAGCAGCTTCGTTATGCTCGTTGCTTACTTGGCTTTCCTCATCTTtcacctcttctcttctcatctctctcctcctcctcctcttcctcaggttctctctctcacacactgACACTCTCTCTTATACTACTCTTCACAATAAGAATCATATATCTTTTGCTGCTTCTTATAATCTATATGTGTGCGTCggttaattatataaaagagggaagaagaagaagaagaagaagaggacgtGTATGACGATGACGTGagaaacaaggaagaagaagaagaagccgttATTGGAATGTGGAGTGCGTTTTTTTGGCTTATTATAATGACACTTCTCGTTGCTTTGCTCTCCGAGTACCTTGTCTCCACTATCCAGGTCTGTTAATGTAGTATTTTCTTGAATACTTAAATTCGATTGTAATTGATTAATTTCAATTATAAGTTAGTAAactaaaacaaagtaaatatGAAATGGACAGGACGCAGCAGACTCGTGGGGATTATCAGTGGGATTCATAGGAATCATATTGTTACCAATTGTTGGTAATGCAGCTGAGCATGCTGGAGCTGTCATCTTCGCCTTCCGTAACAAACTCGTATGTTTTACTTCGTTTTCCTCCTAATTTATTACATCATATTAGTTCATTAATATTCACATCCAACCTCTTTATCAGGATATAACTTTTGGAATTGCTCTCGGGTCTGCAACGCAAATTGCTTTGTTCGTGGTAGGCAAATCGACTtaacaagttttatataattcgCTAAGTTTACAAACTTGGCTCAATTATCAAGTTTATAGGATATCTTTCATAACCTTgtactaattaagaaaatatttcattatggTTCACTTTTCTTACAACAATctaatttcaaatttgaatgtaGGTACCAGTGACAGTGTTAGTGGCATGGACAATGGGAATAGAAATGGACCTTAACTTCAACCTCCTTGAGACCGCTTGTCTTGCCTTGTCCATTATCGTTACTTCCTTAATATTGCAGgtgcaattttatttttgtacgCATTGAAAATAGAGTGAGGCtgtgtataatatatagttttatgaatatatatatatatatatatattatatatgattaatagGATGGGACGTCGCACTATATGAAAGGCTTGGTTCTTCTCTTGTGTTATGTTGTCATTGCGGCCTGCTTCTTTGTCTCTAACTCACCCTCAAGTAAGTTTCTCTTTTCATTACTTAGAGTTCGGTATGAAATACTCACTATGTCTATGATATTGACTTCGTGTTTTCTCAATTGCAGCCGAAACCAATACAACTAATCATAGATTGACGACAAGGTAagctatatatgtttaattaaatattaaatacttTATGCCACATTTCAATGATATACGAATAGTTCTCAatgtgaaaataattataatatacgAGTGCTTAAGCTTTAGGAATCGAAGTTCGAGGGTAACATTGTAACAACAATGAGCAGCACCAGTTTGTTCTTGTTACCCATCGATCCATATACAATAgtaacacacacaaacaaaaaacagatgataaaatttaagaaaaccaaCTTCTAGAATGTTAAATCATTTTCAGATTCTCAGACTACTTAATGCTATATTGTGATATATGGTTCATATCTTTTTGCAGGTAACTCGACGActattgttttgtctttttttttttttttttNNNNNNNNNNNNNNNNNNNNNNNNNNNNTATATTAGTTCTTGAATTTGTATTGTGTaagtaaatattttcttaaggaatttatatttaaatcatttttatcaACGACACGATTCCATAGAGGTAGTTAAGGTAAACGTATACGACTTGCACCACGATATATATGTAGTTGATATCTGTTGATTTCACGTGAGATACATATTACTATGGTACATATCTTGAATGTACGTATTGTCAGCAATTTTTCATAAAAGTAggaatctatttttttttttttttcaattacaaatttaaatggCCCTTCTCATGGGAAACATATCAGAAGATTCAAAAGTATTTAACGATATTTGTCATTTTcgtaaaatctgaaaatttaatTACACGGACTAACCGTTACTTTTGGCCGGaagttatatttttcataatggtatgttccaacttccaagtcTCGGAAAAAGCCCAACTGAGCCCACTAATTTGACTAGAGCTTTTTTGTTTGGATcccattattaaaaatatactaactGTTTTATTTACAGGAATGCCATCACCGGAGACAATTTATTTATAGTACAATTTTGTTGCAAAtgtataaacccaaatttaaatcTGAATATTCCTCTCAGGCAGGCGAGAGATTTTGGAagcccacaaaaaaaaaaaaaataagaaatccaAAAATTTGATCCGCCATGGGAGAAGAGAAGTCTCTACTTCAATTCCGTAGTGTTCCTTCACTCAGGACCTCTGATTT is drawn from Camelina sativa cultivar DH55 chromosome 8, Cs, whole genome shotgun sequence and contains these coding sequences:
- the LOC104708998 gene encoding vacuolar cation/proton exchanger 4 — protein: MSWISTEPSPNLSLLENGGGSDKPTAETSRRVRRTVSASSMIRKRSDLKLISRVRWEFLRLILTNLQEVLLGTKLFILFPAVPLAVVAHRYGCPRAWVFALSLLGLTPLAERISFLTEQIAFHTGPTVGGLMNATCGNATEMIIAILAVGQRKMRIVKLSLLGSILSNLLFVLGTSLFLGGLSNLRKHQSFDSRQGEMNSMLLYLALLCQTLPVIMRFTMQAEDDGSAVVVLSRVSSFVMLVAYLAFLIFHLFSSHLSPPPPLPQREEEEEEEEDVYDDDVRNKEEEEEAVIGMWSAFFWLIIMTLLVALLSEYLVSTIQDAADSWGLSVGFIGIILLPIVGNAAEHAGAVIFAFRNKLDITFGIALGSATQIALFVVPVTVLVAWTMGIEMDLNFNLLETACLALSIIVTSLILQDGTSHYMKGLVLLLCYVVIAACFFVSNSPSTETNTTNHRLTTR